Genomic segment of Haemorhous mexicanus isolate bHaeMex1 unplaced genomic scaffold, bHaeMex1.pri scaffold_237_ctg1, whole genome shotgun sequence:
ATCagccccaaacaaacccaaattaaccccaaatcagccccaaaatcaccaaaaatctgccccaaaattgtcccgaaattcccccaaaaatcccagctgaGACCACCCGGAATTCCCCAAACtggagaaaccccaaaatcccccaaattcaccccaaaatcaccaaaaaatcccccaaaatctcagccaaaacCAACCAAATCTGAGAaacccaaaattgccccaaataaaccaaaattaaccccaaattaacccaaaatcagcccaaaatctgCCACAAAATCCCAGCCGAGATCACCCGGAATTGCCCAAATCGgagaaacccccaaatcccccaaaatcaccaaaaatatccccaaatcccccaaaatcccagccaaAACCGCCCAAATCTGAGAaacccaaaattgccccaatTAACcccaaattaacccaaaatcagccccaaaatctccaaaaatctgccccaaaattgTCCCGAAATTCCAGCCAAAATCACCTGGAATTGCCCAAATCggagaaaccccaaatcccccaaattcaccccaaaatcaccaaaaatgatcccaaaatcccccaaaatcccagccaaAACCGCCCAAATCTGAGAAACcacaaatcaccccaaatcagcccccaaattaacccaaaatcagcccaaaaatcaccaaaaatctgccccaaaattgtcccaaaattcccccaaaaatcccagccGAGATCACCTGGAATTGCCCAAATtggagaaaccccaaaatcccccaaattcacccgaaaatcacaaaaaaaatcacccaaaatcccccaaaatcccagccgAAACCGCCCAAATCTGAGAaacccaaaattgccccaaataaaccaaaattaacccaaaattaacccaaaatcagcccaaaatctgCCAGAAAATCCCAGCCGAGATCACCCGGAATTGTCCAAATCGgagagaaccccaaaatcccccaaattcaccccaaaatcaccaaatcaccccaaacaaacccaaattccagcccaaatcacCCAAatctgaaaaaccccaaaatcgtccaaaatcagccccaaataaacccaaattaaccccaaatcagcccccaaaatcaccaaaaatctgccccaaaattaTCCcgaattcccccaaaaatcccaaccgAGACCACCCGGAATTCCCCAAATTggagaaaccccaaatcccccaaattcaacccaaaatcaccaaaaaatcacccaaaatccccccaaatcccagccaaAACCGCCCAAATCTGAGAaacccaaaattgccccaatTAACcccaaattaacccaaaatcagccccaaaatctgccACAAAATCCCAGCCGAGATCACCTGGAATTGTCCAAATcggagaaaccccaaaatcccccaaattcaccccaaaatcaccaaaaaatcaccccaaacaaacccaaattccagcccaaatcacCCAAatctgaaaaaccccaaaatcgtccaaaatcagccccaaataaacccaaattaaccccaaataaaccccaaatctgccccaaaatccccccaaaatcacccggAATTCCCCAAATCAGagaaaccccaaattcccaaaaattcaccccaaaatcggcCCCAAATCAggcggggggctggggggggggaggggcggagAGGgacccaaattttggggggtgggacccaaatttggggggtgggaCCCAAATTTCGGGGGGTGGGacccaaatttggggggtgggacccaattttggggggtgagacccaattttggggggtgggacccaattttgggggggtgggacccaaattttggggggggtgggacCCAAATTTCGGGGGGTGGGacccaattttgggggggtgggacccaaattttggggggtgggacccaattttgggggggtgggaCCCAAATTTTGGGGAGCCCATGGCGggagagggaccccaaaatttgacATTTGATTTCCTTcctgaaaatccccaaaatcccccaaaatccccccaaaatcccccccaggacccccaaatccccccaaaatcccccccaggacccccaaatcccctcagggaccccccctgtgaccccaaaatcccctccaagacccctccccatgaccccaaaatcccccaagcCCCTCAAGACCACCCCAAATTTCctctccagcaccccaaaattccccaaaattctccccaaaaatccccacggggaccccaaaatcccctcagggaccctcaaaccccccaaatccccccaaggaccccaaatccccccaaaccccaccccaaatttcctctccagaaccccaaaatcccctccaggaccctcctgggaccccccaaacctctggagacccccccccccaaaaatcccactcGGGAGCCACCAgggccccccaaaatccccccaaggaCCCTCAGACCCCTCAAgaccccccaaatttcctctTGAGcacctcagggacccccaaaccccctccagaccccaaaaatcctcccagggaccccccaaggaccccaaaatccctcaaacccccaccccaaatttccccttcagcacccccaaatcccctccaggaccccaaaaatctcccccaaaatcctcctgggaccccaaaatcccctccaggaccccaaaaatctcccccaaaatcccctccaggacccccaaatcccctccaagccccctccccactgccccaaatccccccagggaccccaaatccccccaagaccaccccaaatttccccttcagcatccccaaatcccccaaagaccccaaaaatctcccccaaaatcctcccagggaccccaaaatcccctccaggacccTCCTGAgtccctcaaacccccccaaaattcccccctggaccccaaatcccccccaagacCACCCCAAAGTTCCCCTTGAGTGCCTCAGATCACGTCtggaccccaaaatctccccgaAAATCttcccaggaccccaaaatgtctcccaaaattccctccagGACCCTCCTGGGAccctcaaaccccaaaaatccccccaaaatcccctccaggacccTCCTGGAGCcctcaaacccccaaaatccccccaaaatcccctccaggacccTCCTGGAGccctcaaaccccaaaaatccccccaaaatcccccccaggaccctcctgggaccctcaaaaccccaaaaatccccccaaaatcccctccaggacccTCCTGGGaccctcaaaatccccccaaggaccccaaacccccaaactctaccccaaatttcctctccagcacccccaaatcccctccagacCCAAAgatctcccccaaaatccccacgggaaccccaaaatcccctcaaggACCCTCAAAGCCTCtggagaccccccccaaaaatcccacttaggagcccccagaccccctcaaaatccccccaaggACCCTCAGACCCCTcaaacccccaccccaaattttCTCTTCAGCGCCCTCAAATCCCCTCCagacccaaaaatctccccccaaatcccactggggaccccaaaatcccctcagggacccTCCTGGGACCCTCAAAACCTCTCAATATCCCCCCAGAATCCCCccaaggaccccaaaatcccctcaaggACCCTcgtgggacccccaaacccccccaaaatcccctcaaggACCCTCCTGGGAACctgaaaaccccccaaaatccctccaaaatccccccaaggaccccaaaatcctctcaaGGACCCTCCTGGGAccccaaccccccaaaacccccccaaaatcccctcaaggACCCTCCTGGGAAcctcaaaaccccccaaatccccccaaaatcctctcaaGGACCTTCCTTGgacccccaaaccttcccaaaatcccctcaaggACCCTCCTGGgaccccaccccccccccccaaatcccctccgagccccctccccaggccccccaaaccccccaggtgacccccccgtccctgtgcccagcatgTCGCACTCGCCCCCCGCCCCCtggagccccccgcccgccccgcacCTCCTGCGCTCCCTGGCGCGCTCCTGGCTGGACGAGGACGCGCCCTGGCCCGACCCCACCCTGGCGACCCTCGGGGACACCGCCACCCGCGCCGAGCTGCTCAGCAAAATCGGGGAGGGGTCTGCCGGGGCGGTGCTGGCGGGGTCCCCGTTCGCCGAGGCCGTTTTTGGGGTGTCGGGGTGCCGCGTGAGCTGGAGGATCCCCGAGGGGTCCCCGCTGCCCCCCGGGCGGGCGGTGGTGGCCGAGGTGGAGGGTCCGGCCgcgggggtcctggggggcgAGAGGGTGGCCCTGAACATTCTGGGGCGCTGCAGCGGGGTGGCCTCGATGGCCGCCAGGGCCGTGGGGGTGGCGCGGGCTCAGGGGTGGGCGGGGGTCGTGGCGGGGACCCGCAAAACCACGCCCGGCTTTCGGCTGGCCGAGAAGTACGCgctgggggtggggggcgcGGACCCGCACCGGGCCGGGCTCGGGGGGCTCCTCCTGCTCAAGGACAACCACCGAGCGctggcggcggccgcggggggcATGCGGCAGGTGGGGACCCCCGAAATGGGGGGGAACGGGGACCCCCGAAATGGGGGGGAACGGGGGGACCCCAATTTGGGGGTAAAATGGGTGGGGGGACCCCGAATTTGGGGGTAAAATGGGTGGGGGACCCCAATTTGGGAGGAGAATGGGGGGACCccgaatttttgggggttttggttggGGGACCCCGAATTTGGGGAGGAACGGGGGGGGCCCGAATTTgggagggggagatgggggggGCCCGAATTTgggagggggagatgggggggGACCCCGAATTTGGGAGGGGGGAGATGGGGGGGACCCCGAATTTGGGGAGGTTAGATGGGGGGACTCCAATTTGGGGGTAAAATGGGTGGGGGGACCCCGAATTTGGGAGGGGGGAGATGGGGGGAACCCCAATTTGGGGGGTTCTGGTTGTGGGGAGACCCCGAATTTGGGAGGAGAATGGGGGGGAccctgaatttttgggggttttggttggGGGACCCCGAATTTGGGAGGGGGGAGATGGGGGGACCccgattttttggggggttttggttgGGGGACCCTGAATTTgggagggggagatgggggggGCCCGAATTTgggagggggagatgggggggACCCCGAATTTGGGGAGGTTAGATGGGGGGACTCCAATTTGGGGGTAAAATGGGTGGGGGGACCCCGAATTTGGGGAGGAACGGGGGGGGCCCGAATTTGGGAGGGGGGAGATGTGGGGGACCCCGAATTTGGGGGATTCTGGTTGGGGGACACcgaatttttttgggggaaattagGGGGACCccgaatttttgggggattctggTTGGGGGACCCcgaatttttggggggagatGGGGGGACCccgattttttggggggttttgtttgggggaCCCCGAATTTGGGGAGGAACGGGGGGGGCCCGAATTTgggagggggagatgggggggACCCCGAATTTGGGGAGGTTAGATGGGGGGACTCCAATTTGGGGGTAAAATGGGTGGGGGGACCCCAATTTGGGAGGGGGGAGATGGGGGGAACCCCAATTTGGGGGGTTCTGGTTGTGGGGAGACCCCGAATTTGGGAGGAGGAGAATGGGGGGAccctgaatttttgggggttttggttggGGGACCCCGAATTTGGGAGGGGGGAGATGGGGGGACCcgaattttttggggggaaaatggggaggaaCCTGAATTTgggagggggagatgggggggACCCCgaatttggggggttctggTTGGGGGACCCcgaattttttggggggaaattagGGGGACCCCgagtttttggggggttctggttGGGGAACCCcgaatttttggggggagatGGGGGGACCccgattttttggggggttttggttgGGGGACCCCGAATTTGGGGAGGAACGGGGGGACCCCGAATTTgggagggggagatgggggggACCCCGAATTTGGGGAGGTTAGATGGGGGGGACTCCAATTTGGGGGTAAAATGGGTGGGGGGACCCCGAATTTGGGAGGGGGGAGATGGGGGGGAACCCCAGTTTGGGGGGTTCTGGTTGTGGGGAGACCCCGAATTTGGGAGGAGAATGGGGGGAccctgaatttttgggggttttggttaGAGGACCCCGAATTTgggagggggagatgggggggACCCgaatttggggggttctggTTGGGGGACACcgaattttttggggggaaattagGGGGACCCcgaatttttggggggttctggttGGGGGACCCcgaatttttggggggagatGGGGGGACCccgattttttggggggttttggttgGGGGACCCTGAAtttgggaggggggaaaatgggtaGGGGGACCccgaatttttgggggggagatGGGGGGACCCCGAATTTGGGGAGGTTAGATGGGGGACCCCAATTTGGGGGTAAAATGGGTGGGAGGACCCCGAATTTGGGGAGGTTAGATGGGGGACCCCAATTTGGGGGTAAAATGGGTGGGAGGACCCCGAATTTGGGGAGGAACGGGGGGGACCCcgaattttttggggggagatgGGGGGACCCCGAATTTGGGAGGGGGAGAATGGGGGGGACCCCAGTTTGGGAGGGGAACGGGGGGGGGGCCCGAATTTGGGAGGGGGGAGATGGGGGGGACCCCGAATTCGGGGGGGAGCAACTTGAATTGGGGGGGTTGTGGGAAGGGCTCCAGAATTGGGGCgggaccccaaatttggggggaaaatgggtgGGGGGACCCCGAATTTGGGAGGGGGGACCCCAATTTGGGAGGAGAACGGGGGGACCCcgaatttttggggggtttttgttgggGGACCCCGAATTTGGGAGGGGGGAGATGGGGACCCCCCCGAATTTGGGGAGTTCTGGTTGTGGGGGGACCCCAGAATTGGGGCGGGACCccgaatttgggggggaaaatgggtgGGGAGACCccagaatttggggggttttgttgtgAGGGGGATCCcgaatttggggggggttccGGTTTTGGGGGGGACCCCAGAATTAGGGGGGATTGGTCGTGGGGGGACCCCAGAATTCGGGCTGGACCCCGAATTTGGGGGGAGAATGGGTGGGGTGACCCCGAATTTGGGGGGAGAATGGGTGGGGGGACCCCGAATTTGTGGGGAGAATGGGTGGGGGGATCCCGAATTTGTGGGGAGAATGGGTGGGGGGACACCAGAATTTGGGGGGAGAATGGGTGGGGGGACCCCGAATTTGGGGGGAGAATGGGTGGGGGGACCCCGAATTTGTGGGGAGAATGGGTGGGGGGGACCCCAGAATTTGGGGGTGTCGCAGTTTGAGGGGGGTCCCCCCtgaattggggaggggtcctctGTTGGGTACCTCTAAATTCGGGGGTCCCTCGGCGGGCgaaccccaattttggggtgggggacacCCCTGGCAAACAGGACCCCAATTTGAGGGGCTCAGCGGGGGGGgatcccccatttcccccccccccccccaattgggtctgggggctcgGGTGTGACTGTCGGGGTCCCCCAGGTGATTCTGGGGgcgcgccgggccgggggcttCACGCGCAAGGTGGAGGTGGAGTGCGCGAGCGCCGAGGAGGCGCtggaggcggcggcggccggcgcTGACATCGTCCTGCTGGACAACCTGagcccccaggtgagccccccaaaaccgggacccccaaaacccctcgGGCCTGCTCCTTTTTGGGGCGAAACGGGGAGATTTTGGGGCGAAACGGGGAGATTTTGGGGCGAaatggggagattttggggataaagccccaaaaaatctccacaaaattggggtgggggtggcGGAGATTTGGGGTCTGGCCTCACCAGGTGAGTCCCCAAAATTTGCCCGGGGATCCCAAAATCGGAGCAGGGACGAACttggggaaccccaaaaatgaggGGTTGGATTTGCACCATTTTGGGGTTAAAtgtggaaattttggggttaaatggggaaattttggggataaagccccaaaaaatctgagaaaattggggtgggggtggcGGAGATTTGGGGTCTGGCCTCACCAGGTGAGTCCCCAAAATCTGcccggggaccccaaaatcggAGCTGGGCCAAAGtcggggaaccccaaaaatgaggggttggatttggggttaaacgttgaaattttggggttaaaccccaaaaatcttcCCGAAATTGGGGTGGTGGTGGCGGAGATTGGAGGTCTGGCCTCACCAGGTGAGTCCCCAAAATctgagaccccaaaatctgcccggggaccccaaaatccatcctgggacccccaaaatccaaccttagcaccccaaaatccaccctgggcaccccaaaatctgcccggggaccccaaaatccaccctgatACCCTCAAAAtccaccctgggcaccccaaaatctgcccggGGACCCAAAAATTCCACCCTGGggatccccaaattccaccctgggcaccccaaaatccatccttgggaccccaaaatccaccctgggacccccaaaatccaacctgggaccccaaaaatccatcctgggcaccccaaaatccaacctgggaccccaaaatccaccctgatacccccaaaatccaccctgggcaccccaaaatccatcctgggaccccaaaatccatcctgggcaccccaaattccaccctgggcaccccagaaTCTCCCCTGAGactcccaatatcccatcctgggcaccccaaaatctcccctggggatccccaaaatccaccctgggcaccccaaaatccccccgggctctcccctcccccctttCTCTCGGAACCCCCAAATTAACCCCgcgctccctcccctcccccaccgcTCCCCCCGGGGCtttcacccccaaaacccaaaatcagcaaaaatggGGGGTGGGACCACTGAGCCCTGGAcccccagtccaaaccagtttggggggtcccagctcccagtttggggtcccaatcccagtttgggttcccaatcccagtttggggtcccagtttgggttcccaatcccagtttggggtcccagtttgtgttcccaatcccagtttggggtcccagtttgtgccccaatcccagtttgccCCCCCAGGAGCTGCGGGCTGTCTCTGCACGGCTCAAGGCCGCTCACCCCGCGCTGACGGTCGAGGCCAATCCCAGTTTGggtcccaatcccagtttgggttcccaatcccagtttgggttcccagtttggggtcccaatcccagtttgggttcccaatcccagtttgggtcccaatcccagtttggggtcccaatcccagtttggggtcccagtttgggttcccaatcccagtttgcCCCCCCAGGAGCTGCGGGCTGTCTCTGCACGGCTCAAGGCCGCGCACCCCGCGCTGACGGTCGAGGCCAGCGGGGGCATCGCCCTGGAGACCCTGCCCCAATTCCTGGGCCCCCACGTGGACGTCGTGTCCATGGGGTGTCTGACCCACGGCGCCCCCGGCCTGGACTTCTCCCTCAAGGTGCTGGAACCCTGAGACTGccctggaaccccaaacccagcctggaacCCTGAAAGGGGCATggaacaccccaaaatccagcctcgacccccaaaatccagcccgGAACCAATAAAATCCAACCTGGAATCTATAAAAACCTGGAAGCCTGAAATCCATCCCAGGAgccccaaatccagcctggaaccccaaaatccagcctggaacCCTGAGAGCGGCGTggaacaccccaaaatccagcctggaaccccaaaacccagcctggAACCCTGAAACCCAgcctggaaccccaaaatccaacctggAACCAATAAAATCCAGCCTGGAACCAATAAAATCCAACATAggacccaaaaaaaccctggaacCCTAAAGTCCATCCCaggagccccaaaatccagcctggaacccccaaacccagcctggaaccccaaaatccatcccaggaacacccaaacccagcctggaaccccaaacccagcctggaaccccaaatccagcctggaacccccaaaatccagcctggaaccccccaaacccagcctggaaccccaaatccagcccaggagccccaaaatccagcctggaacCCTGAGAGCGGCGTGGAACACCCCGAAATCCAgtctggaaccccaaaatccagcctggaacCCTGAGAGTGGTGTGGAACACCCCGAAATCCAGtctggaaccccaaaacccagcctggAACCATGAAACCCAgcctggaaccccaaaatccaacctggAACTCTGAAATCCAGCCTGGAACCAATAAAATCCAACATAggacccaaaaaaaccctggaaccctaaaatccatcccaggagccccaaaatccagcctggaacccccaaacccatcctggaaccccaaaatccatcccaggaacccacaaacccagcctggaacccccccaaacccagcctggaaccccaaatccagcccaggagccccaaaatccagcctggaaccccccaaacccagcctggaaccccaaaacccagcctggaacaccaaatccagcccaggagccccaaaatccagcctggaaccccccaaacccagcctggaacccccaaacccagcctggaacCCCGAAATCCATCCCATGAAcacccaaacccagcctggaaccccaaacccagcctggaacCCGAaatccagcc
This window contains:
- the QPRT gene encoding nicotinate-nucleotide pyrophosphorylase [carboxylating] isoform X1; amino-acid sequence: MSHSPPAPWSPPPAPHLLRSLARSWLDEDAPWPDPTLATLGDTATRAELLSKIGEGSAGAVLAGSPFAEAVFGVSGCRVSWRIPEGSPLPPGRAVVAEVEGPAAGVLGGERVALNILGRCSGVASMAARAVGVARAQGWAGVVAGTRKTTPGFRLAEKYALGVGGADPHRAGLGGLLLLKDNHRALAAAAGGMRQVILGARRAGGFTRKVEVECASAEEALEAAAAGADIVLLDNLSPQELRAVSARLKAAHPALTVEASGGIALETLPQFLGPHVDVVSMGCLTHGAPGLDFSLKVLEP
- the QPRT gene encoding nicotinate-nucleotide pyrophosphorylase [carboxylating] isoform X2, whose product is MSHSPPAPWSPPPAPHLLRSLARSWLDEDAPWPDPTLATLGDTATRAELLSKIGEGSAGAVLAGSPFAEAVFGVSGCRVSWRIPEGSPLPPGRAVVAEVEGPAAGVLGGERVALNILGRCSGVASMAARAVGVARAQGWAGVVAGTRKTTPGFRLAEKYALGVGGADPHRAGLGGLLLLKDNHRALAAAAGGMRQVILGARRAGGFTRKVEVECASAEEALEAAAAGADIVLLDNLSPQVLEP